In Salvelinus namaycush isolate Seneca chromosome 20, SaNama_1.0, whole genome shotgun sequence, the following proteins share a genomic window:
- the LOC120065711 gene encoding THO complex subunit 7 homolog, which produces MGAVTDDEVIRKRLLIDGDGAGDDRRINVLLKSFTKWCNSTGSPEEGFTQYQRMLGTLAQCEFSMGKTLLVYDMNLREMENYEKIYTDIEQNITSAHDKISECKKEIQRAKRIRKNRQEYDALAKVIQQHPDRHETLKQLEALDKELQQLSHIKENVEDKLELRKKQFHVLLSTIQELQQTLENDEKSENDDTQESSMENGE; this is translated from the exons ATGGGTGCTGTAACTGATG ACGAAGTTATTCGAAAACGTCTTCTCATTGACGGAGATGGAGCTGGAGACGACAGACGTATCAATGTTCTGTTGAAGAGCTTTACCAAATGGTGCAATTCAACTGGGTCTCCTGAAGAAGG ATTCACACAGTACCAGAGGATGTTGGGTACATTGGCACAATGTGAATTCTCAATGGGGAAGACCTTGCTGGTGTATGACATGAACCTCCGGGAAATGGAAAACTATGAGAAAATATACACAGACATTG AACAAAACATCACGTCAGCACATGATAAAATATCAGAATGCAAAAAGGAGATCCAGAGGGCAAAGAGAATACGAAAGAATCGTCAAG AGTATGATGCACTGGCAAAGGTCATCCAGCAACATCCAGATCGCCATGAAACACTGAA GCAGTTGGAGGCACTTGACAAAGAGCTCCAGCAGTTGTCTCACATCAAAGAGAATGTGGAAGATAAG CTGGAGTTGAGGAAGAAACAGTTCCATGTGCTCCTCAGTACCATCCAGGAACTACAGCAGACACTGGAGA